One genomic region from Osmia bicornis bicornis unplaced genomic scaffold, iOsmBic2.1, whole genome shotgun sequence encodes:
- the LOC123988913 gene encoding general transcription factor II-I repeat domain-containing protein 2B-like produces the protein MNNKSFISNQTICLLCGFKPLVVKKFIIERHFRTRHLLEYSNYSNTEKLNIIEGLKLVYQEGALPPSINSSSQKSVLASYAISLLIAQNAKPFSEGVFVKNCIIEAVKAFGNSLTLEEAMSIPLSSKTNDFSCVEELLDFVPLHGTTTGLDIFLAVQKSLEKFGVDLNKCSSITTDGARNMTGLKIGFAGQLKQRNSNIPVIHCIIHQEALSGKVVQLSTTMATVSKIINLIKGGHKFLTHRKFQLFLQEHNAVHTDVPLDCPVRWLSAAKCLETFFAIRKEILLFLQEGNNPQYQEYIFHLEDITFLSELAFITDITNQLRLLNLKLQRTNQSISQLVSHVDPFRRKLQLLKSHLNNDVFRFSPSCEILLKEYGNSCNFKEYIHFVDCLIEEFDTRFICFEKLRTELILFENPLTAPIEEQHLDLQDELCDLQCDISLKMVKETGPDFYKILSQTSYPKLRDFGLRIFSMFGSTYLCETSFSQMKFIKNEKRSSLSDDSLPRLMRLATCNMQIDISNVPPKKSQKLL, from the exons ATGAATAATAAAAG TTTTATTTCCAATCAAACGATTTGTCTACTCTGTGGTTTTAAACCTTTGGTAGTAAAGAAGTTTATAATAGAGAGACATTTCAGAACTCGTCATTTGCTCGAATATTCCAATTATTCAAATACCGAAAAATTGAACATAATCGAAGGATTAAAGCTGGTTTACCAAGAAGGTGCACTACCACCTTCTATCAATTCTTCTTCTCAAAAATCTGTATTAGCTTCTTATGCCATTTCTTTACTTATAGCACAGAATGCAAAACCATTTAGTGAAGGTGTTTTTGTGAAGAATTGTATTATCGAAGCGGTAAAAGCTTTCGGTAATTCTTTAACACTTGAGGAAGCAATGAGCATTCCCCTTAGTTCAAAAACG AACGATTTCTCATGTGTCGAAGAACTGTTAGATTTCGTCCCTTTACATGGCACAACAACGGGACTTGATATATTTTTAGCAGTTCAAAAATCACTTGAAAAATTTGGTGTAGATCTTAATAAATGTTCTTCGATTACAACTGATGGCGCAAGAAATATGACGGGTTTGAAGATAGGATTCGCAGGTCAATTAAAGCAGCGAAACAGTAACATTCCTGTTATACACTGTATAATTCATCAGGAAGCATTAAGTGGCAAAGTTGTACAATTATCAACAACTATGGCCACTGtgtctaaaataataaacctAATTAAAGGTGGACACAAATTCCTGACTCAtaggaaatttcaattatttctgcAGGAACATAATGCTGTTCACACAGATGTTCCGCTCGATTGCCCAGTACGTTGGCTTAGTGCTGCAAAATGTTTGGAAACATTTTTTGCGATAAGAAAAGagattttactttttttacaAGAGGGAAACAACCCACAATATCAggaatacatatttcatttggaagatattacatttctttccGAACTTGCCTTTATTACAGATATAACTAATCAACTTAGGCTTCTCAATTTAAAGTTACAAAGAACAAATCAAAGTATTTCGCAATTAGTTAGTCATGTTGATCCTTTCCGAAGAAAATTACAGTTATTGAAATCTCATTTAAATAATGATGTTTTTCGTTTTTCTCCGTCATGCGAGATTCTTCTCAAAGAATACGGCAATAGCTGCAATTTTAAGGAATATATTCATTTCGTAGATTGTCTCATAGAAGAATTCGATACACGTTTTATTTGCTTCGAAAAACTTAGAACCGAATTAATTCTTTTCGAGAATCCCCTTACAGCGCCAATCGAAGAACAGCATCTTGACTTGCAGGATGAATTATGCGATTTACAATGTGACATTTCTCTTAAAATGGTTAAAGAAACCGGTcctgatttttataaaatattgtcaCAAACATCATACCCTAAGCTTCGTGATTTTGGActtagaattttttcaatgtTTGGATCCACATATTTGTGTGAAACTTCATTttcacaaatgaaatttataaaaaatgaaaaacgttCTTCATTAAGCGATGATTCTTTACCGCGTCTTATGCGGCTTGCTACGTGCAATATGCAAATAGATATTTCTAATGTTCCTCCTAAAAAGTCCCAAAAGctcttataa